The following are from one region of the Natronosporangium hydrolyticum genome:
- a CDS encoding ABC transporter substrate-binding protein produces MMSPARKRMRYAAPLLVVALTATVGCAEPETTSNEPAAPEFPRAETLYTGGSQWGPPTSWNPLSGGDDATGVRGLLYEPLYLFDPWTAELEPWLAEQSDWVEDDVYELTLRQGIEWSDGTPMTADDVVFTVELGRIDGMPYADVFDWLDEVVALDDHTVRFTFSDPRRGEWDNFLTSHHIVPEHLWSRLSEEDVPTHTNHDNPVGSGAYLYHSHTEDRMVWERNDDWWGTEALDLEMRPRYVIDVVNASNEIAFRQIVQNQLDLSNFFLPGIEQTVAEQEAVATFYPEEPYMLSANTAYLVPNTTRAPLDDPEFRRALAFSIDVSAIVEQVYGGIVRAADPTGLLPTWDDYVDDAVVAEFGFEYDPSEAEEILAAAGYSDTTGDGYVETPDGSQIELSLIVPDGWSDWNEAAFVIADGAREAGISLAVDFPANSTLNDRRNAGEFDLIIDNRTPLTNTPWSTYRFLFNMPIRDSQPEFNAGRYENPEAWQLTQGLARMSVGDPGFQETMSALQEITLRELPAIPMWYNGAWSQVNHSTWTNWPSDDDDTPNHYPVTWGGYWDMGAIYMLAELEPVTGG; encoded by the coding sequence ATGATGTCCCCTGCGCGCAAGCGGATGCGGTACGCGGCCCCGCTGCTGGTCGTGGCGCTGACGGCCACGGTCGGCTGCGCTGAACCGGAGACCACCAGCAACGAACCGGCCGCGCCGGAGTTTCCGCGGGCGGAGACGCTCTACACCGGCGGCTCCCAGTGGGGGCCACCCACCTCCTGGAATCCGCTCAGCGGGGGAGATGACGCGACCGGGGTCCGGGGCCTGCTCTACGAGCCGCTCTACCTCTTCGACCCGTGGACCGCGGAGTTGGAGCCCTGGCTGGCGGAGCAGAGCGACTGGGTCGAGGACGACGTCTATGAGCTCACCCTCCGGCAGGGGATCGAGTGGTCCGACGGTACGCCGATGACCGCCGACGACGTCGTGTTCACTGTGGAACTTGGGCGGATCGACGGGATGCCGTACGCGGACGTGTTCGACTGGCTGGACGAGGTGGTGGCGCTCGATGACCACACGGTCCGGTTCACCTTCAGCGACCCGCGGCGCGGCGAGTGGGACAATTTCCTCACCAGTCACCACATCGTGCCGGAGCACCTGTGGTCCCGGCTCTCGGAAGAAGACGTCCCGACACATACCAACCACGACAATCCAGTCGGTTCCGGAGCCTACCTCTACCACAGCCATACCGAGGACCGGATGGTGTGGGAGCGCAACGACGACTGGTGGGGGACCGAGGCGCTCGACCTGGAGATGCGCCCCCGCTACGTGATCGATGTGGTGAACGCCAGCAACGAGATCGCGTTCCGGCAGATCGTGCAGAATCAGCTTGATCTGAGCAACTTCTTCCTGCCCGGTATCGAACAGACCGTCGCCGAGCAGGAGGCGGTCGCCACCTTCTACCCCGAAGAGCCATACATGCTCTCGGCCAACACCGCTTACCTGGTCCCCAACACCACCCGGGCGCCGCTCGACGACCCGGAGTTCCGCCGCGCGCTCGCGTTCAGCATCGATGTGTCGGCCATCGTCGAGCAGGTCTACGGCGGGATCGTCCGGGCGGCGGACCCGACCGGGCTACTTCCCACTTGGGACGACTACGTCGATGACGCAGTGGTCGCCGAGTTCGGCTTCGAGTATGACCCGTCGGAGGCCGAGGAGATCCTGGCCGCCGCCGGCTACTCCGATACCACCGGCGACGGCTACGTCGAGACCCCCGACGGCAGCCAGATCGAACTGAGCCTGATCGTGCCCGACGGGTGGAGCGACTGGAACGAGGCGGCGTTCGTCATCGCCGACGGGGCGCGGGAGGCCGGGATCAGCCTGGCGGTCGACTTCCCGGCGAACTCCACCCTCAACGATCGGCGGAACGCCGGCGAGTTCGACCTGATCATCGACAACCGGACGCCGCTGACCAACACCCCGTGGTCGACCTACCGGTTCCTGTTCAATATGCCGATTCGGGACAGCCAGCCCGAGTTCAACGCGGGCCGATATGAAAACCCCGAGGCCTGGCAACTGACCCAGGGGCTGGCCAGAATGTCGGTGGGTGACCCGGGGTTCCAGGAGACGATGTCGGCGCTGCAGGAGATCACGCTGCGGGAGCTGCCGGCGATTCCGATGTGGTATAACGGCGCCTGGTCGCAGGTAAACCACTCGACCTGGACGAACTGGCCGTCCGACGATGACGACACCCCCAACCACTACCCGGTCACCTGGGGCGGATATTGGGACATGGGGGCGATCTATATGCTCGCCGAGTTGGAGCCGGTTACCGGAGGGTGA
- a CDS encoding type II toxin-antitoxin system Phd/YefM family antitoxin, translating into MAITASELRQNVYRLLDEVLRSGEPLEIERGGRRLRLVPVEAPDKLARLQAHPGAIVGDPEDLVHLDWSSEWRP; encoded by the coding sequence ATGGCGATCACGGCATCGGAGCTACGCCAGAATGTCTACCGGCTCCTTGACGAGGTGTTGCGGTCGGGCGAGCCGCTCGAGATCGAGCGGGGCGGCCGGCGGCTGCGACTGGTGCCGGTGGAAGCCCCGGACAAACTGGCCCGGCTCCAGGCACACCCGGGTGCGATCGTCGGTGACCCGGAGGACCTCGTCCATCTTGACTGGTCCAGTGAGTGGCGGCCGTGA
- a CDS encoding glycoside hydrolase family 2 protein — translation MNHYRPLHDGWTVAPVAPRDAVPPEVAERTDPVPATVPGCVHTDLLAADLICDPFLDDNERDLAWIGRTDWRYETRFEWPDEERPAPGQVDLVCEGLDTVARIEVNGHQVAATANMHRRYRFPVTSLLRAGENQLGVHFTSAYQYAEGVREELGDRPGPYHPEPYPFIRKMACNFGWDWGPNVVTAGIWRQIGLHRWHTARLDQVRPQVTVAGGEGRVDLQVSVIRAESAAEEPVTVTAVVRGPVYPGWDGEPGQRPAALDGQRAEVQPGHVLLGPTQRHATVTLAVRDPARWWPRGYGDQPLYELEVQLHDRHGEELDRWQRRIGFRSVRLDTTSDADGTPYTLVVNGVPVFVRGVNWIPDDAFVTRVTRQRYAQRLDQACEANLNLLRVWGGGIYESADFYELCDEKGLLVAQDFLFACAAYPEESPVAEEVAAEARDNVLRLAHHPSLVTWTGNNENIWGWHDWDWQPQLRGRSWGAKYYFETLPQIVAELDPTRPYWPGSPYSGTPHRHPNEPGHGSMHIWDVWNDVDYTHYRSYTPRFVAEFGWQAPPAYATLRRAISDQPLASDSPGMRHHQKARDGDGKLWRGLRAHLPAPRDFDDWHWYTQLTQARAITVGVEHFRSLRPVCMGAIVWQLNDCWPVTSWAAIDGDGRRKPLWYALRRMFADRLLTIQPREEGLVLVAVNESAEPWSTEAVVTRMSLAGEPLAKHEAPVTVAPRSAVTLPLPAPVASAGEPIRELLLATAGEERAWWFFAEDVDLAYPTAEYDAVVSRSPAGTQVTVTARTLLRELTLFPDRLDPAAEVDEALVTLLPGESATFTITGVTDLDETALTEPPVLRCTNDFPS, via the coding sequence ATGAACCATTACCGTCCGCTGCACGATGGCTGGACGGTGGCGCCGGTTGCCCCTCGCGACGCCGTGCCACCGGAGGTCGCTGAGCGTACCGACCCGGTGCCCGCCACGGTCCCCGGCTGTGTGCACACCGACCTCCTCGCCGCCGACCTGATCTGCGACCCCTTCCTCGATGACAACGAGCGAGACCTGGCCTGGATCGGCCGTACCGACTGGCGATATGAGACCCGGTTCGAGTGGCCGGACGAGGAGCGACCAGCGCCCGGGCAGGTCGACCTGGTCTGCGAGGGGTTGGACACGGTCGCCCGGATCGAGGTCAACGGGCACCAGGTCGCCGCCACCGCGAACATGCACCGGCGGTACCGCTTCCCGGTGACCTCGCTGCTGCGGGCGGGCGAGAACCAGCTCGGCGTGCACTTCACCTCGGCCTACCAGTACGCCGAAGGGGTGCGGGAAGAGCTGGGTGACCGGCCGGGCCCGTACCACCCCGAGCCGTACCCGTTCATCCGCAAGATGGCGTGCAACTTCGGGTGGGACTGGGGGCCGAACGTGGTCACCGCCGGGATCTGGCGGCAGATCGGCCTGCACCGCTGGCACACCGCCCGGCTCGATCAGGTCCGCCCGCAGGTCACCGTCGCCGGTGGAGAGGGTCGGGTCGACCTCCAGGTCTCGGTGATCCGGGCCGAGTCCGCCGCGGAGGAGCCAGTGACCGTCACCGCGGTGGTACGCGGTCCGGTCTACCCCGGTTGGGACGGCGAGCCGGGGCAGCGGCCGGCCGCGCTGGACGGCCAGCGGGCCGAGGTGCAGCCGGGGCATGTGCTGCTCGGGCCGACCCAACGGCACGCCACGGTCACGCTGGCGGTGCGTGACCCCGCCCGGTGGTGGCCCCGCGGCTACGGCGACCAGCCCCTCTACGAGCTGGAGGTGCAGCTGCACGACCGGCATGGCGAGGAGCTGGACCGGTGGCAGCGTCGGATCGGGTTCCGGTCGGTGCGGCTCGACACCACCTCGGACGCCGACGGCACCCCGTACACCCTCGTCGTAAACGGAGTGCCGGTCTTCGTCCGGGGAGTCAACTGGATCCCCGACGACGCGTTCGTGACCCGGGTGACCCGGCAGCGGTATGCGCAGCGCCTCGACCAGGCGTGCGAGGCGAACCTGAACCTGCTGCGGGTGTGGGGCGGCGGGATCTACGAGTCGGCCGACTTCTACGAGCTCTGCGACGAGAAGGGGCTGCTGGTCGCCCAGGACTTCCTCTTCGCCTGCGCCGCCTACCCGGAGGAGTCGCCGGTCGCCGAGGAGGTGGCCGCCGAGGCGCGCGACAACGTGCTCCGGCTCGCCCACCATCCCAGCCTGGTGACCTGGACAGGCAACAACGAGAACATCTGGGGCTGGCACGACTGGGACTGGCAGCCGCAGCTGCGCGGGCGCAGCTGGGGAGCGAAGTACTACTTCGAGACGTTGCCCCAGATCGTGGCCGAGCTGGACCCCACCCGGCCGTACTGGCCGGGCAGCCCCTACTCGGGCACCCCGCACCGGCACCCGAACGAGCCGGGGCACGGCAGCATGCACATCTGGGACGTCTGGAACGACGTCGACTACACCCACTACCGCTCGTACACTCCGCGGTTCGTGGCCGAGTTCGGGTGGCAGGCGCCGCCGGCGTACGCGACGTTGCGCCGGGCGATCTCCGACCAGCCGTTGGCGAGTGATTCGCCGGGGATGCGCCACCACCAGAAGGCCCGCGACGGCGACGGCAAGCTGTGGCGCGGGCTGCGGGCGCACCTGCCCGCGCCCCGCGACTTCGACGACTGGCACTGGTATACCCAGCTGACCCAGGCCCGGGCGATCACGGTCGGGGTGGAGCACTTTCGGTCGCTTCGGCCGGTCTGCATGGGGGCGATCGTGTGGCAGCTCAACGACTGCTGGCCGGTCACCTCGTGGGCGGCGATCGACGGCGACGGCCGCCGCAAACCGCTGTGGTACGCGCTGCGCCGGATGTTCGCCGACCGGCTGCTCACCATCCAGCCCCGGGAGGAGGGCCTGGTGCTGGTGGCGGTCAACGAGTCGGCGGAGCCGTGGTCTACCGAGGCGGTGGTGACCCGGATGAGTCTGGCCGGCGAGCCGCTCGCCAAGCACGAGGCGCCGGTCACGGTGGCGCCTCGGTCAGCGGTGACGTTGCCGTTGCCGGCCCCGGTCGCTAGCGCTGGGGAGCCGATCCGGGAGTTGCTGCTCGCTACTGCGGGGGAGGAGCGGGCGTGGTGGTTCTTCGCCGAGGATGTCGACCTGGCCTACCCGACGGCGGAGTACGACGCGGTGGTGTCGCGCTCGCCGGCCGGCACCCAGGTGACGGTGACCGCCCGGACGTTGCTGCGGGAGCTGACGCTCTTTCCGGACCGGCTGGACCCGGCGGCCGAGGTTGATGAGGCGTTGGTGACGCTGTTGCCGGGGGAGTCGGCGACGTTCACCATCACCGGCGTCACCGACCTGGACGAGACCGCTCTGACCGAGCCCCCCGTCCTCCGCTGCACCAACGACTTCCCGAGTTGA
- a CDS encoding acetolactate synthase large subunit, whose product MTRPNPQLLAQRAASRSGRGSAGDHPHHAAGHKPARPDAEPPAGPRTPTTGAGSLVKSLEALGVEVAFGIPGGAILPAYDPLFDSSVRHILVRHEQGAGHAATGYAQATGKVGVCFATSGPGATNLVTPIADANMDSVPMVAITGQVPSSAIGSDAFQEADIYGITLPITKHNYLVQTAEEIPRVLAEAFHLAATGRPGPVLVDIPKDVLQAATTFSWPPVQELAGYRPTLHPHGKQIVAAARLLTSAARPILYVGGGVLKAGATEGLRRLAELTGAPVTTTLMARGAFPDSHRQHLGMPGMHGTVAAVSGLQKSDLIVALGARFDDRVTGRLDSFAPGAAVVHADIDPAEIGKNRHADVPIVGDAKYVIDELIAAVEAEHAARGEPDLSGWWRYLDDLLGRYPLGWEEHADGTMAPQQVLKRLGEIVGPEGIYVAGVGQHQMWASQFISYERPYTWLNSGGLGTMGYSVPAAMGAKVGQPDTTVWAIDGDGCFQMTNQELATCALEGIPIKVAVINNGNLGMVRQWQTLFYDERYSNTDLGTHKHRVPDFVKLAEALGCVGLRCESAQDIDATIEAAMKVTDAPVVVDFVVGKDAMVWPMVAAGTSNDEIMSARGARPIFDDDDL is encoded by the coding sequence ATGACCAGACCCAACCCCCAGCTACTCGCGCAACGCGCGGCCAGCCGGTCGGGCCGGGGCTCGGCGGGTGACCATCCTCACCACGCTGCCGGGCACAAGCCGGCCCGCCCGGACGCCGAGCCGCCGGCCGGCCCCAGGACTCCGACGACCGGGGCCGGTTCCCTGGTCAAGTCGCTGGAAGCGCTGGGGGTCGAGGTAGCGTTCGGCATCCCCGGCGGGGCGATCCTGCCCGCGTACGACCCGCTCTTCGACTCGTCGGTGCGACACATCCTGGTCCGGCATGAGCAGGGGGCCGGCCACGCCGCGACCGGGTACGCGCAGGCCACCGGCAAGGTCGGGGTGTGCTTCGCCACCTCCGGCCCGGGCGCCACCAACCTGGTGACCCCGATCGCCGACGCGAACATGGACTCGGTGCCGATGGTGGCGATCACCGGCCAGGTGCCGAGTAGCGCGATCGGTAGCGACGCGTTCCAAGAGGCCGATATCTACGGCATCACGCTGCCGATCACCAAGCACAACTATCTGGTGCAGACCGCCGAGGAGATCCCGCGGGTGCTGGCCGAGGCGTTCCACCTCGCCGCGACCGGCCGTCCCGGCCCGGTGCTGGTCGACATCCCCAAGGATGTCCTGCAGGCGGCGACCACCTTCAGCTGGCCGCCGGTGCAGGAGCTCGCCGGTTACCGGCCCACGCTGCATCCGCACGGCAAGCAGATCGTGGCCGCGGCCCGGCTGCTCACCAGCGCTGCCCGCCCGATCTTGTACGTCGGCGGCGGGGTGCTCAAGGCCGGGGCGACCGAGGGGCTGCGCCGGCTGGCGGAGCTGACCGGGGCGCCGGTCACCACCACGCTGATGGCGCGGGGGGCGTTCCCCGACTCGCACCGGCAGCACCTGGGCATGCCGGGGATGCACGGCACCGTCGCGGCCGTCTCCGGGCTGCAGAAGTCGGATCTGATCGTGGCGCTCGGCGCCCGCTTCGACGACCGGGTGACTGGCCGGCTGGACTCGTTCGCACCCGGCGCGGCGGTGGTGCACGCCGATATCGACCCGGCGGAGATCGGTAAGAACCGGCACGCGGACGTGCCGATCGTCGGCGACGCCAAGTACGTCATCGACGAGTTGATCGCCGCGGTGGAGGCGGAGCACGCCGCCCGGGGCGAGCCGGATCTCAGCGGCTGGTGGCGTTACCTGGATGACCTGCTGGGCCGCTACCCGTTGGGCTGGGAGGAGCACGCCGACGGCACCATGGCGCCGCAGCAGGTGCTCAAGCGGTTGGGCGAGATCGTCGGGCCGGAGGGGATCTACGTCGCCGGCGTCGGCCAGCACCAGATGTGGGCCAGCCAGTTCATCTCGTACGAGCGCCCCTACACCTGGCTCAACTCGGGCGGTCTCGGCACCATGGGTTATTCGGTGCCGGCGGCGATGGGCGCGAAGGTGGGGCAACCGGACACCACCGTCTGGGCGATCGACGGTGACGGCTGTTTCCAGATGACCAATCAGGAGCTCGCCACCTGCGCGCTGGAGGGCATCCCGATCAAGGTGGCGGTGATCAACAACGGCAACCTGGGCATGGTCCGGCAGTGGCAGACCCTCTTCTACGACGAGCGGTACTCCAACACCGACCTGGGTACGCACAAGCACCGGGTGCCGGACTTCGTGAAGCTCGCCGAGGCGCTGGGCTGTGTCGGGCTGCGCTGCGAGTCGGCGCAGGACATCGACGCCACGATCGAGGCGGCGATGAAGGTCACCGACGCGCCGGTGGTGGTCGACTTCGTGGTCGGCAAGGACGCGATGGTGTGGCCGATGGTGGCCGCCGGCACCAGCAATGACGAGATCATGTCCGCCCGGGGCGCGCGCCCGATCTTCGACGACGACGACCTGTGA
- a CDS encoding LacI family DNA-binding transcriptional regulator: MKRPTIADIARRAGVSKGAVSYALNGQPGVSEATRQRVLTIAEEIGWNPNSAARALSGAAANAIGLALRRPARVLGLEPFYMELISGVEAELATASYGLMLQVVADSEAEIGVYRRWWGERRVDGVLICDLRLDDPRVKALTELELPAVVIGGPDGVDGLANTWNDDGAALAETVEYLAALGHRRLGRVAGLSDLRHTRVRAEAFDQACRRLALTLAVTESTDYSGEQGAQATRRLLSGPDRPTALIYDNDVMAIAGLSVAQEMGLAVPGDVSIVAFDDSPLCRLVHPPLTALTRDIPAHGARAARQLLDVISGAQPPMSQQMTTARLTPRGSTAKPAPTITLR; the protein is encoded by the coding sequence GTGAAACGACCAACGATCGCCGACATCGCGCGACGGGCCGGCGTCTCCAAGGGCGCCGTGTCGTACGCGCTCAACGGGCAGCCGGGCGTCTCCGAGGCGACCCGGCAACGGGTGCTGACGATCGCCGAGGAGATCGGCTGGAACCCGAACAGCGCCGCCCGGGCGCTCTCCGGCGCCGCCGCGAACGCGATCGGGCTGGCGCTGCGCCGGCCGGCCCGGGTCCTGGGCCTGGAACCCTTCTACATGGAGCTGATCAGCGGGGTGGAGGCTGAGCTCGCCACCGCCTCGTACGGATTGATGTTGCAGGTGGTGGCCGACTCCGAGGCGGAGATCGGGGTCTACCGCCGCTGGTGGGGCGAGCGCCGAGTGGACGGGGTGCTCATCTGCGATCTGCGACTGGACGACCCACGGGTGAAGGCCTTAACCGAGCTGGAGCTGCCGGCGGTGGTGATCGGCGGACCAGACGGTGTGGACGGGCTCGCCAACACCTGGAACGACGACGGTGCCGCGCTCGCCGAGACGGTGGAGTATCTAGCCGCGCTCGGTCACCGCCGGCTGGGACGGGTGGCGGGCCTGTCCGACCTTCGCCACACCCGGGTGCGGGCGGAGGCGTTCGACCAGGCCTGTCGCCGCCTGGCGCTGACCCTGGCGGTGACCGAATCGACCGACTACTCCGGCGAGCAGGGGGCCCAGGCGACCCGCCGGCTGCTCAGCGGCCCGGACCGGCCCACCGCGTTGATCTACGACAACGATGTGATGGCGATCGCCGGCCTTTCGGTGGCGCAGGAGATGGGGCTAGCGGTCCCCGGCGACGTGTCGATCGTCGCCTTCGACGATTCGCCGCTATGCCGGCTGGTGCATCCGCCACTGACCGCGTTGACCCGCGACATCCCCGCCCACGGCGCGCGGGCCGCCCGGCAGCTGCTGGACGTGATCAGCGGAGCGCAACCGCCGATGTCGCAGCAGATGACGACCGCCCGGCTCACCCCCCGGGGGAGCACCGCCAAGCCGGCGCCGACGATCACCCTCCGGTAA
- a CDS encoding ABC transporter ATP-binding protein, which translates to MLTLERVWKSYKVGTFGGRELVAVRDVSFSVGPGEVVSLIGESGSGKSTIGRMVLRLNSISRGAINFQGRDVSRLRGNALREYYRQVQGVFQDPFSSYNPIFKADRVLAMVRDQFFPEVKPATWWERVDSTLASVRLDPAQVRNKYPHQLSGGQLQRMLIARALLLDIDLLVADEVISMLDASTRIDVLNLLADLKARGLGVLFVTHDLALGNYISTKTVILRKGVAVEMGDTGKVFANPQHPYSRILLGSVPQLHKKWSEVAAELELDNREVIERCLYHEQYPGECGQPPADPQQPVLATVESDHFVACAQEGNVQAGALAASIP; encoded by the coding sequence ATGTTGACGTTGGAGCGGGTGTGGAAGAGCTACAAGGTCGGAACCTTCGGCGGCCGGGAGCTGGTCGCGGTCCGCGATGTCAGCTTTAGTGTCGGGCCGGGCGAGGTGGTCTCGCTGATCGGCGAGAGCGGGAGCGGCAAGAGCACCATCGGCCGGATGGTGCTGCGACTCAACTCGATCAGCCGGGGCGCCATCAACTTTCAGGGCCGGGACGTGTCCCGGCTGCGGGGTAACGCGCTACGCGAGTATTACCGGCAGGTGCAGGGAGTGTTCCAGGACCCGTTCAGCTCCTACAACCCGATCTTCAAGGCAGACCGGGTGTTGGCGATGGTTCGGGATCAGTTCTTCCCGGAGGTGAAGCCGGCGACCTGGTGGGAGCGGGTGGACTCGACGCTCGCTAGTGTCAGGCTGGACCCGGCCCAGGTCCGCAACAAGTATCCGCATCAGCTCTCCGGTGGTCAGTTGCAGCGGATGTTGATCGCCCGGGCGTTGCTGCTCGACATCGATCTACTCGTCGCCGACGAGGTGATCAGCATGCTCGATGCTTCGACTCGGATCGATGTGCTAAACCTGTTGGCGGACCTGAAAGCGCGCGGGCTCGGGGTGCTCTTCGTCACCCATGACCTGGCGTTGGGCAACTACATCAGCACGAAGACGGTGATCCTCCGGAAGGGGGTCGCGGTCGAGATGGGGGACACGGGAAAGGTCTTCGCCAACCCGCAGCACCCGTACTCGCGGATCCTGCTCGGCTCGGTGCCGCAGCTGCACAAGAAGTGGAGCGAGGTCGCGGCCGAGCTGGAACTGGACAACCGGGAAGTAATCGAACGTTGCCTCTATCATGAGCAGTATCCCGGTGAATGCGGCCAACCCCCCGCGGATCCGCAGCAACCGGTCTTGGCCACTGTGGAGTCAGATCATTTTGTGGCCTGTGCTCAGGAAGGGAACGTTCAGGCAGGCGCGCTCGCGGCCAGTATCCCTTAG
- the ilvD gene encoding dihydroxy-acid dehydratase, whose amino-acid sequence MPELRSRTSTHGRTMAGARALWRATGMTDDDFGKPIVAIANSFTQFVPGHVHLKDLGGLVADSVASAGGVGREFNTIAVDDGIAMGHGGMLYSLPSRELIADAVEYMVNAHCADALVCISNCDKITPGMLLAAMRLNVPTVFVSGGPMEAGKTVAVDGVVHRKLDLISTMIASADEAVSDAELGEIERSACPTCGSCSGMFTANSMNCLTEAIGLALPGNGSTLATHAARKALFTQAGEIIVDLAKRYYDGDDETVLPRAIGSAAAFDNAVALDVAMGGSTNTVLHLLAAAREAELDFHVDRIDEISRRVPCLSKVAPNSPDYYMEDVHRAGGIPAILGELDRAGLLRREVHAIHSPSLTQWLADWDIRGGTARPEAVELYHAAPGGVRTTEPFSTENRWSSLDTDQATGCIRDAAHAYTADGGLAILAGNLAPEGCVVKTAGVPADRLTFRGPAKVFESQDAAVAAILGKEIVAGDVVVIRYEGPRGGPGMQEMLYPTSFLKGRGLGQVCALVTDGRFSGGSSGLSIGHISPEAAGGGLIALVRDGDPIEIDIPARSIRLDVGDDELAARRVAEEKRDRPYTPVDRERTVSAALRAYASMATSASDGAYRRVPE is encoded by the coding sequence ATGCCCGAGCTACGCAGCCGTACCTCGACCCACGGCCGGACCATGGCCGGCGCCCGCGCCCTGTGGCGGGCCACCGGCATGACCGACGACGACTTCGGCAAGCCGATCGTGGCGATCGCCAACAGCTTCACCCAATTCGTGCCCGGCCACGTCCACCTGAAGGACCTCGGCGGGCTGGTCGCCGACTCGGTGGCGAGCGCCGGCGGCGTAGGCCGCGAGTTCAACACCATCGCGGTCGACGACGGCATCGCCATGGGCCACGGCGGCATGCTCTACTCCCTACCCAGCCGGGAGCTGATCGCCGACGCGGTGGAGTACATGGTCAACGCCCACTGCGCCGACGCCCTGGTCTGCATCTCGAACTGCGACAAGATCACCCCGGGGATGCTGCTCGCCGCGATGCGGCTGAACGTTCCGACCGTCTTCGTCTCCGGCGGCCCGATGGAGGCCGGCAAGACCGTCGCGGTCGACGGGGTGGTCCACCGCAAGCTGGACCTGATCTCCACCATGATCGCCTCGGCCGACGAGGCGGTCAGCGACGCCGAGCTCGGCGAGATCGAACGCTCCGCCTGCCCCACCTGCGGCTCCTGCTCCGGCATGTTCACCGCCAACTCGATGAACTGCCTCACCGAGGCGATCGGGCTAGCGCTGCCGGGCAACGGTTCGACGCTGGCCACCCACGCCGCCCGCAAGGCCCTCTTCACCCAGGCTGGCGAGATCATCGTCGACCTGGCGAAGCGGTACTACGACGGCGACGACGAAACCGTGCTGCCCCGCGCCATCGGTTCGGCCGCCGCGTTCGACAACGCGGTCGCGCTCGACGTGGCGATGGGCGGCTCCACCAACACGGTGCTGCACCTGCTCGCCGCCGCCCGCGAGGCCGAACTCGACTTCCACGTCGACCGGATCGACGAGATCTCCCGCCGGGTGCCGTGCCTGTCGAAGGTCGCGCCGAACTCCCCCGACTACTACATGGAGGACGTCCACCGGGCCGGCGGCATCCCGGCCATCCTGGGTGAGCTGGACCGGGCCGGCCTGCTGCGCCGCGAGGTGCACGCGATCCACTCGCCCTCGCTGACCCAGTGGCTCGCCGACTGGGACATCCGCGGCGGCACCGCCCGGCCCGAGGCGGTGGAGCTCTACCACGCCGCACCCGGCGGTGTGCGCACCACCGAGCCGTTCTCCACCGAAAACCGCTGGAGTTCGCTCGACACCGACCAGGCCACCGGCTGCATCCGCGACGCCGCCCACGCCTACACCGCCGACGGTGGGCTGGCGATCCTCGCCGGCAACCTGGCGCCGGAGGGTTGCGTCGTGAAGACCGCCGGGGTCCCGGCCGACCGGCTCACCTTCCGCGGCCCGGCGAAGGTGTTCGAGTCACAGGACGCCGCGGTCGCGGCCATCCTCGGCAAGGAGATCGTCGCCGGCGACGTGGTGGTGATCCGCTACGAGGGCCCGCGCGGCGGCCCGGGCATGCAAGAGATGCTCTACCCCACCTCGTTCCTGAAGGGACGCGGTCTCGGTCAGGTGTGCGCGCTCGTCACCGACGGCCGGTTCTCCGGTGGCAGCTCCGGCCTGTCGATCGGGCACATCTCCCCGGAGGCGGCCGGCGGCGGGTTGATCGCGCTGGTCCGCGACGGCGACCCGATCGAGATCGATATCCCGGCCCGGTCGATCCGGCTCGACGTCGGCGACGACGAGTTGGCCGCGCGCCGGGTGGCCGAGGAGAAGCGAGACCGCCCGTACACCCCGGTGGATCGGGAACGCACGGTCTCGGCGGCGCTGCGCGCGTACGCGTCGATGGCGACCAGCGCCAGCGACGGCGCCTACCGCCGCGTGCCGGAGTAG
- a CDS encoding type II toxin-antitoxin system VapC family toxin, producing MAAVILLDTHVLVWLYADPDRLLPAAVRRRLNAEPLGLSPFVRLELHYLHEVGKLTVPAAQVLEELTAKLEMSVTDPPAALVCEAATELTWTRDPFDRLLAAQAIATATPLITKDRTIRAQLSLAWWDEDRA from the coding sequence GTGGCGGCCGTGATCCTGCTCGACACTCACGTGTTGGTCTGGCTCTATGCCGACCCCGATCGGTTGCTGCCGGCCGCGGTGCGGCGCCGACTGAACGCGGAACCCCTCGGATTGTCTCCGTTCGTGCGGCTTGAGCTGCACTACCTTCATGAGGTGGGGAAGCTGACCGTGCCCGCTGCCCAGGTGCTGGAGGAGTTGACCGCCAAGCTGGAGATGTCGGTGACCGATCCACCGGCTGCCCTGGTCTGCGAGGCCGCGACGGAGCTGACGTGGACCCGTGACCCGTTCGACCGGCTGCTGGCAGCGCAAGCGATTGCCACCGCCACGCCGCTGATCACCAAGGATCGGACGATCCGGGCGCAGCTTTCGCTCGCCTGGTGGGATGAGGATCGGGCGTGA